TTCGTCTTTCGACGGGTACAGAAAAACATATTGCGGATTGAAACGTAAACATTTCTGGAATTGGATTGTTTCTGCCCAAAACTGATCGGAAAGTATTGTCAAATGATAACAGAAAGAGAAATTAATATGtggttttgtattttgtttgtatgcaaattacgcGGTACAAGAACATAACATGCCTTTTAATCACTAAGGAGAGCAATAAAACTTTGGGCAGAAGCacgccagttcaagaaatgtttacgtTTTGATCCTTAAATGTAAAAGATGGCAGCACATACCTTTTAATCATAGTTTGTTAATAGAACAACTTTTTGTCACCAATGTTacttatgtttatatatttgtgGGTTTATTTTCCAGAAGCACCTTTAGTTTTCCCATCGATCGTTTTCAAAGTTAGTgggaaaaatagattttatcaaATCGGTGAAAGGAACTTGATTGTAACTGTCAACGTATCGGACAAATATACCAACTTCCTGGACGACTTCATAGGTTAGCCTTGACGATTTGCTCTATTCTTAGCATAGGTGCTAATTTGATTCAAGATTACAGACACTGATCTTAACTTTATATAATCATCAGTAACGAATCCGTAAATAGAAGAAAAATATGTTGCATGATTAGATTTTCTGATAATTCTAGAAAATAAAAGTGTAATTAAGCCCTTaatgaagaaaacattttttttaagatcgCAAATAAACTGACTTGAAAACACTATGAATTAAGCAGACAAGGTTTTGGGACGGTTGATAAAAATCCATGTGCATTCCATGAGTTGTTAGGATCATTAATGCCGATGTTCTGCAAACTAACGTAAACTATCAAAGATAGACcttttgtgtaatcaaaactcaCATCGTCAGAAAATGATAcacttttaaattcaataaactAGCTAAAATCTCCACTAGATTTTTTCCGTGAAAATGCCACAGTTAAATTTTCACAGCAAAGGAAGTACCATTTTATCTCTAAAGTTGAGGAAACTAAATGGTTAACCAATTGAGATCTACCTGTAAAGAttaaacttgatattttttgacagaaacaacaatttaataaataaaaaatctacaaaACTAAAAGCTTTTCAATTAATTCTTTTCCGTATATTTTAGacctttatattttattttttaacactgTCACGATCATTCTGTCCTCTAAAATTCTCCATATATCAGTAATATACTTATCACAACAATAAGGTCTGCCCTCTAAAATTCTCCACATAGCAGTAATACTTATCACAACAATAAGGTCTGCCCTCTAAAATTCTCCACATAGCAGTAATACTTATCACAACAATAAGGTCTGCCCTCTTAAATTCTCCATATATCAGTAATACTTATCACAACAATAAGGTCTGCCCTCTAAAATTCTCCACATAGCAGTAATACTTATCACAACAATAAGGTCTGCCCTCTAAAATTCTCCACATAGCAGTAATACTTATCACAACAATAAGGTCTGCCctctaaaattttcaatatatcagtAAAACTTATCACAACAATAAGGTCTGCTAGAGAGTCTGGaaacttttcataataaatGAATAGGAGAGATATTAATTAAAcctttataaatgtttaattcCTACATTTTCCCTTTCTGTCGATCATTCACCTATCTTCCATCTGTTAATTCGATGATTTTACTGATCCACAACAGAATTACATTAAATGGGGATTTTGGttgtactttctttttttttcttttttttaaaggacaatTAGATTATGTGATGGTAtttaaagtatatttaaaagacCCAATTTGATATTCTGAGAATATGAAAACTCTtctgtaaacaaaatgaaaacgaCTTCTTATATCCGTTtaagttttatacatgtaattttaactTGTTCTACTTTTTCTTAAAACAGACAAAATCGAGGACGATgaggaaatattttcattggaaTGGTCAAGATGGGAAGACCACGCAAAAGTGTTTTCTTGTGGACTTAAAACAAAGGTTACAAATGCCCTTCACGAACACTTATGTACAATAGAACATATGATACTAAAATATATTGGAAAAGAAGATTTCAAGGTTTTAAGGTCACTAACCGAAAAGTTTTTCGTTGAGTTCAAAGCCATGATGAGCGCTGTTTTTCAAGGATGTCTAGACTTCCGTTTCAACTTTCTGTCTGCTGATGAAAGAATGGTCATGATGCAAGATTTGCCAAAAGTCCAATCCATCTTAAATCACATGCTGTTTCCACCAGACTTCGAAAAGGAATACCCAGGGGTACATTTAACTACAACAATCAATCATGAATATACAAGTGATGGAGACACGTCCACTCAATCAAGGTAATAGGTCGAACTTCAAAGAAAGTGAAATGTTCAGATTTATTACAGTAGTTTTAACAATGTGATATTACCTTTCATAATGTACATTTTAGTTTTCTTTTCATGATCTACCGAAATCatctatttttatcaacaatacTTCATTCATAACATTGTAGCATTGAAAGTCGCAATATACAGTACTTGTATCAGACAGGTCAGTATTTTATACAGTATATTTTTACCTAAATATAACGTAAaagttattgaaattttttttttcataatgtcattttgattttgataattcTGCAAAACATTAACTATATCTTTGGACATTCTTTTACATGGCGTCTTAAGAACATTATTTGTTGtgagtatatgtacatgtaccaattaaGAGTACTAGAGAGAGTAAAAAATAAGCcatcaattaaaaacaaaaattttcaaaaaacaatttaatgtttGCAGAAGGGGATACTGTAGCTGTCAATTTAAGATCCTTAGAAGGTGAACTTCTTCCGAATGCTTCTTTGAATAGTATATACAGTGTTCTTCGAAATTTCTCAGGTAAGAGTCACATGATTAGGTATCATGTCATAAgaatacatataatattttcaGTGATCTTGATGTGCTTGTATTAATATATCgatatattgacatttttccAGTAACCACTTCGTCTGCAATTCAGCAGAGTGAAAGGATACTGTACACCGTATTGTGTGTAGATAAATCAAGCAGTCTCTCTGTCGCAGAGTTCTCCTCCATAAAGAAATGTGCTATCGAATTTTTCAAAGGTtagaaaatgtttgttttgGTAAAATTTGGTCTCAACTAAAACCAGCGAAAAAAATGAGATTTGATTACAGATATGTTCAGTTGTCCATCCTAGGCTAACATTTGTTGTTAAGAGAAAGCAAAGACAAATTAGAAAGCAAGCTTGAGTCTTGTTGATAACCGTATTTCAGAATGTGTGCATCAAATCTTTGTtaacaaacataattatattgatatatCTTATCCGTATTGGTGTTTGTCTTTTAAGAGCTTGACAGAAACGCACATAGTGAACTCCATCTTGAACAAAATGTTAACAGTGATCCATATGGTAAACCCTATCCGAACATAAATGTTAACAGGAACGAACATAGAGAACCACATTTGGACGAAAATGTTGCCATCCTCGGTTTTGGAGATTCGCTGGAATACCTCAGTGGTTTTTCTTTCAAGATTCAAGATCAAATTGCACTTATGGGTAAATAAGCTTTACACTTTATAGATTgttattttaaaggggcatggtcacgattttggtcaattatttttccgattttattttttataatgcttcagtaaggcatttctaataggcaaccaaaatttgagtgtcatttgttgaattataagcgagttacagagcttgcaattctccgctatgtaaacaaaaagtttgtatacattttgaacgttgaagtaaaaattccaattttaaacctaaaacgattGTGTTAAACGTTGTGAGCTGCTTATCTATCTAtgcctaaaataaataaaaagatagacaaataagctgggaaaaggtttttaactggtatattgaacctatgtaaacaaaaacagggcaccaGCCATATTTACATGACAGAGAATTGTGAGCCCGGTACCTtacttataactctacgaatgactctcaaaaatttatttaatcattagaaatgcatttctaaagcactggaaataataaaagataaaaatagaatttgacccaaatcgtgactatgccctTATAAATGTCTGGAAAACTAAGTTCAGCTTTGTTCGTTACATAAGTTTCAAAATACGtgaaaatgttttacatttggataattttgattattcatgtatacatgtatattcttttcTGTTTACATGCATGTGTTATCATACTTGTCAGATCAAATGGAAAAGGGGACTGTCCAGAGTTCAGGATCATTGCAAGTACTTGAGGCAGTAGTCACGGCCAACTTTctattaaaagaacatggtattttataaaacaataagcttatatttatttgtaacTTATCTACTAGGATATGCATAGTGGTTCCAATTCCAATGTATgttgtttgtacaatttaatctAGAGCAGACAGCCCTAGTTTCTGATTTCCGTGTAGAAAAAGGGAACGCGATATATCTAGTTCtagttgaatttatttttaaaatcctcttATATCTTTTAAAGGCAAGAGACGAAACTTCGGAAATGGGGAAGAATTTCTTCCTCCTCGAGTAGTTTTAATCTCGGGCGGTGGGTTTCCGGATGTTCCGGAATCcgtaagtaaaaaaaacttcaacCACGTAAAAAAAAGTCGTGTTTTAATGGCTTTGATTATAAAGTTCTTATACTTTTTTTCACTACTTACAACAGGGTGTAAATCAATTGATTGATCAGCTGGGAGACAGGGACATGCGTTATCCTGTTTATTGTTGCAATATTCGAAGCTCtagtgtatgttttattttgtttttattggaaCAATAagaaagtaatttttttcattagaaatataagtaatacaaccaatactctctctctctctctttctctctctctctctctctctctctctctctctctctctctctttccgtATGCTTATAACTTTTGCAGTTAATAGAATACAAAAACATGCAAATATAAAGAAAGCTGAATTTCATCCCAAAAAAAATAGAGGTCTGATAAAAAATTTGGGGATTTGTTCTTAAACTTAAAAGGATGATAAATGtgattattttcttatttcagaACCAAGATCGGCTGTCGTTTTTAACAACACATACAAATGGCAAATTAATCACAAAATCAAAGTCGTATTTACTGGGAGCGTTTCATCGACTGAAAGTAAATAACTACAAGATTgtcaattcaaaataataaaaatgtgttttaatgaactgtcatttttaatgttgtttgATTAAAGCATTCGGTGgtattattatgaaataaaaatgcgTTCCacttcaaataatttaaatcagTTTGTACTTTCTCTTAACCCGGTTGATTCTTCATTTTACCAAGTTTAAGGACATTGCATCTTTaccttccatttttttttattaattagatGAGGAAAACTTTGtctcaaaacaaaaagaaagaagatTCTGTTGAATCACAGGTAGATTCATTTTTACCatgaatgtttgaattaatttataagaaattttgaagttttatgataggatttatttttttcatatcatatcgtCAACTAAACTAATGCTTTAAGAATAAGTCTTTTGTCACAAGCTTCGTTGTCTGATATTGTGTAAACAAAGAAGGAAAATTGCATAATAATAATGACTTTTATTTCAGGACATTGAGTTCTTATTTGGATGAACTATGAGGGCAATTTGGCGACAATGGTCTACGCTTGTGGTCTATTATACATTAACATTAATccaaattgataataaatttaaataactaaaacaatttttacatgATGACTAATAATGAATATCCTAAACATTAAGTGAAAGGATATAGTATTAACCACTTGTAAAATGTAATGTATTTGTTTCTTATACCGTTGAATCAAACATTGAAAACATCTGTGCAAATATTCGTCtgagaaaaataatacatttggAGCTTCTGTAAGGTTATACCAgtaagaaagttttataaaatgagTGTGACACTGGACATGGCTTTACATGTGATGTGACATTTTTGAACATTAAACGCTTTTAAAATATGCCATTCCTTATGATCATGACGATCTCACATCATCATACCTCCAAATGGAAAGAAAACAAATCGATTAAACCAGTCATCAGAAGATTGTCAATTCGTTCATTAGTAGAATTGGATATGCATACTGTGCTTAAATTAAAAAGCGAATTTACATTTCCTGTTCTAGATCAAAATGCGTTGAAATACCATATAAAAAACTGATTATACTCTTTTCTTGGTTCGCATCGATTAAATTTAGGAAATGAGTTTTCAattaataattcaaatacaaaatgtataagATTGTGTAGATTTCTATTGTagattgtgtgtgtgtgtgtgtgtgtgtgtgtgtgtgtatatatatatatatatatatatatatatatatatatatatatatatatatatatatatatatatatatatatatatatagtctatttatttgatttttcattttcatatgtGAAATTTCTTCCATGATGTTGCAATAAATGttgatgtatacatgtataactatcaTATATATCAACAATTCACTATGTCGGTCTTTCATTACGTACATGTTTATGCATTATTCTATGTATTCTTTtgtgatattcatttttttctcgtcttgtttttatttcaatgccTTTACAAAGGAAACAGCTTATCTTTGGCAGTCAGCAATGTCACAAACTCTTTGCTTTCCGTTTTACCTCACCACTTCAAGTTGATTCAAGTTAATTGAGCACCAAGATGTGAAACAGAATCTGAACTTGCAACTTGACTGGTACGGCTATGTCAACTAATATGGAAAGGAATGTTTGCAACAATAGTGTAATGTATTCAGCTTTGATGTTGAAtaaagatacattttttttaattctaaatttaTTAAGTccaaaaatcaatatttcacaataaaacaaaaagtgcAACTAAATTTATCAAAGGTCTGAAGTCGAAGACCAtgcacaaaaaaaattcaatcaccgatttttaatttcaaaaatatacaatagttaccccccccccccccccgggttcTCTATGGCGCACGCTCTTAAAGGTGATAACGTATTACCTGCTCGGAGACGAGCGCAGAAACCACAGTCAACAAGCTAGTctgtataataatttatttgaatatacaCCTACCCTCTTGAAGgcctttttaaaagattatataCAGGTTAAACATACCAACCCCTGTTTGTCTTCTGGCTTCAACGTCGTGTTGATGCTTCGGCCGCTAAGTACAGATCCTCTGATCATCCAATTTTCTCAGCTTATATACCCGACAGGTATCATGTGACCAGAGGAGAATCAAATGGGATGCGTACGTGAAACCGAGAATCAGCACAATGCTACCATAGGGGACCGAAGGGATATTTTCTATTTTGGTTACAACTTCAGTGACACAACTACGTACAGTTCTATTCTAGAAAAGTTGTACATTCTCAACGGAGAGTTTTATTCCCAAAATAAATCTTGTACAATATGATCATTTACGTACAATAAGCTTTTCAACGGTacgtttaattgttt
The window above is part of the Magallana gigas chromosome 10, xbMagGiga1.1, whole genome shotgun sequence genome. Proteins encoded here:
- the LOC105334509 gene encoding uncharacterized protein isoform X2 produces the protein MAAYLEKKLLRVLVSANSTEKIAILAATYEELVAECKRKLPHDGGGKPFDLYTEDNTKIDEDFFSMIGNDIIVRLSTDKIEDDEEIFSLEWSRWEDHAKVFSCGLKTKVTNALHEHLCTIEHMILKYIGKEDFKVLRSLTEKFFVEFKAMMSAVFQGCLDFRFNFLSADERMVMMQDLPKVQSILNHMLFPPDFEKEYPGVHLTTTINHEYTSDGDTSTQSSIESRNIQYLYQTEGDTVAVNLRSLEGELLPNASLNSIYSVLRNFSVTTSSAIQQSERILYTVLCVDKSSSLSVAEFSSIKKCAIEFFKELDRNAHSELHLEQNVNSDPYGKPYPNINVNRNEHREPHLDENVAILGFGDSLEYLSGFSFKIQDQIALMDQMEKGTVQSSGSLQVLEAVVTANFLLKEHGKRRNFGNGEEFLPPRVVLISGGGFPDVPESGVNQLIDQLGDRDMRYPVYCCNIRSSSNQDRLSFLTTHTNGKLITKSKSYLLGAFHRLKMRKTLSQNKKKEDSVESQDIEFLFG
- the LOC105334509 gene encoding uncharacterized protein isoform X1; this encodes MAAYLEKKLLRVLVSANSTEKIAILAATYEELVAECKRKLPHDGGGKPFDLYTEDNTKIDEDFFSMIGNDIIVRLSTEAPLVFPSIVFKVSGKNRFYQIGERNLIVTVNVSDKYTNFLDDFIDKIEDDEEIFSLEWSRWEDHAKVFSCGLKTKVTNALHEHLCTIEHMILKYIGKEDFKVLRSLTEKFFVEFKAMMSAVFQGCLDFRFNFLSADERMVMMQDLPKVQSILNHMLFPPDFEKEYPGVHLTTTINHEYTSDGDTSTQSSIESRNIQYLYQTEGDTVAVNLRSLEGELLPNASLNSIYSVLRNFSVTTSSAIQQSERILYTVLCVDKSSSLSVAEFSSIKKCAIEFFKELDRNAHSELHLEQNVNSDPYGKPYPNINVNRNEHREPHLDENVAILGFGDSLEYLSGFSFKIQDQIALMDQMEKGTVQSSGSLQVLEAVVTANFLLKEHGKRRNFGNGEEFLPPRVVLISGGGFPDVPESGVNQLIDQLGDRDMRYPVYCCNIRSSSNQDRLSFLTTHTNGKLITKSKSYLLGAFHRLKMRKTLSQNKKKEDSVESQDIEFLFG